A genomic region of Herbaspirillum sp. DW155 contains the following coding sequences:
- a CDS encoding helix-turn-helix transcriptional regulator yields the protein MNTCKQIREQLGLTQRALAQVLGCTQSNVSQYENDAHGMPVETAKVLIEYAKTRGVSISFEDVYVVPGAQDS from the coding sequence ATGAACACTTGCAAACAAATCCGCGAGCAACTTGGCCTTACTCAGCGCGCATTGGCCCAGGTCCTTGGCTGCACGCAGAGCAATGTTTCCCAATATGAAAACGATGCGCATGGCATGCCCGTCGAAACCGCCAAGGTTTTGATCGAGTACGCAAAAACACGTGGTGTGAGCATTTCGTTTGAGGATGTTTATGTGGTGCCAGGCGCCCAGGATTCCTAA
- a CDS encoding helix-turn-helix transcriptional regulator produces the protein MATIDKRPLTEWEILAAKNLKAAWTKYKETHVGASQEWLAKQTNLGTQSTIAQYLNGRIQLNLNALVAICNVIEVDPRTISRELTRDLPRGDSPTPEYIREETATEIAEVISLYIQANKEARELALRALRSGIAAAREVAAN, from the coding sequence ATGGCGACCATTGACAAAAGACCACTGACCGAATGGGAGATTCTTGCTGCGAAGAATCTAAAAGCGGCGTGGACAAAATACAAAGAGACCCATGTGGGCGCTTCGCAAGAGTGGCTTGCTAAGCAGACCAATCTTGGAACTCAGAGCACGATTGCCCAGTATCTGAACGGGCGCATTCAGCTGAACCTGAACGCCCTTGTCGCAATTTGCAACGTGATCGAGGTCGATCCTCGCACCATCAGCCGCGAATTGACGCGTGACCTTCCTCGCGGAGATTCTCCGACGCCGGAATATATCCGAGAAGAAACAGCCACAGAAATTGCTGAGGTCATCAGCCTCTATATTCAAGCTAACAAGGAGGCGCGTGAGCTTGCATTACGCGCCCTTCGCTCTGGCATCGCCGCTGCGCGGGAAGTGGCCGCCAACTGA
- a CDS encoding DUF1566 domain-containing protein, with amino-acid sequence MKSSEQEIVPIIGTAMGGGFYAGRINVDGQHFAIIVAPKADGEKAEAKWIHDDIAVPGARSYYDGLANTNAMAEDGSELAAWARGLRIGGNDDWYIPSQDELEVIYRNLKPTVETNSGYARSGINLSAIPPMRPYTRELPAQTQAEAFQAGGSEAFDDSWYWSSTQHAAYSGYAWLQDFYDGTQHHSNTSYEGRARAVRRLPI; translated from the coding sequence ATGAAATCCTCTGAACAAGAAATCGTGCCGATCATCGGTACCGCAATGGGCGGCGGCTTCTATGCCGGCCGTATCAATGTCGATGGTCAGCATTTCGCCATCATCGTCGCGCCGAAAGCAGATGGCGAGAAGGCTGAAGCCAAGTGGATTCATGACGATATCGCCGTTCCGGGAGCACGCTCCTACTACGATGGCCTGGCGAACACCAATGCCATGGCCGAGGATGGCAGTGAGCTGGCGGCCTGGGCTCGTGGCTTGCGCATCGGCGGCAATGATGACTGGTACATCCCGAGTCAAGATGAGCTGGAAGTCATCTACCGCAACCTGAAGCCGACGGTCGAAACCAATTCCGGATACGCACGCTCGGGCATCAATCTCTCCGCAATCCCGCCGATGCGCCCCTATACCCGCGAATTGCCTGCCCAGACGCAGGCAGAAGCATTCCAGGCTGGCGGCTCCGAAGCCTTCGATGACAGCTGGTACTGGAGTTCGACGCAGCACGCGGCCTACTCTGGCTACGCCTGGCTTCAGGATTTCTACGATGGCACCCAGCACCACAGCAACACGTCGTACGAGGGTCGCGCGCGTGCGGTCCGCAGATTGCCCATTTAA
- a CDS encoding helix-turn-helix domain-containing protein → MSIEAMQWAFQQDIKPASMKFVLVSLGDNAQHDGMAWPSIAALCEKTGLDRKTVISALNRLEQAGYLSDSGKRTGNTGQVKVYRFNFDRLKDTENGTVPKSEQFRNSRQRVPKTTGNSTVFPSKSTENGTRNPQEPKEPSGNPQGAPAAPATEPVWKPLQALTAAGVEKQTAKDWLALRKAKKAPVTETVFHLAAEAAQQAGVTLQKALEICCVRGWTGYKAEWIKKHLAEEGAGTGGAWFATEQGVIAKAADLGLKTIPGESAFSLKQRVQEAIDNGGRPPMTVSGQRVVPAQAKDEGKAEVSPENRNAALQAARGLKKKVA, encoded by the coding sequence ATGAGTATCGAGGCCATGCAATGGGCGTTCCAGCAGGATATCAAGCCTGCTTCGATGAAGTTCGTCCTGGTTTCTCTCGGCGACAACGCCCAGCACGATGGCATGGCATGGCCTTCGATTGCGGCGCTGTGCGAGAAGACCGGATTGGACCGCAAGACAGTGATTTCGGCTTTGAATCGTCTGGAGCAAGCCGGCTATCTCTCGGACAGCGGCAAGCGGACGGGCAACACGGGGCAGGTGAAGGTCTACAGGTTCAACTTTGATCGCCTTAAGGATACCGAAAACGGAACGGTACCGAAATCGGAACAGTTCCGAAATTCCCGTCAAAGAGTACCGAAAACGACGGGTAACAGTACCGTTTTTCCGTCTAAGAGTACCGAAAACGGTACACGGAACCCACAAGAACCCAAAGAACCATCAGGGAACCCACAAGGCGCGCCTGCGGCGCCTGCCACTGAACCGGTTTGGAAACCCTTGCAGGCTCTGACCGCTGCTGGCGTCGAGAAGCAGACGGCGAAGGATTGGCTTGCGTTGCGTAAGGCGAAGAAGGCGCCGGTCACAGAGACGGTTTTCCACCTGGCGGCAGAGGCGGCGCAGCAAGCCGGGGTGACGCTGCAGAAGGCGCTGGAGATCTGCTGCGTTCGCGGCTGGACCGGCTACAAGGCCGAATGGATCAAGAAGCATCTGGCTGAGGAGGGCGCCGGCACTGGTGGCGCATGGTTCGCGACGGAGCAGGGCGTGATCGCCAAGGCAGCGGATCTGGGCCTCAAGACCATCCCTGGCGAATCGGCGTTCTCGCTGAAGCAGCGGGTGCAGGAGGCCATCGACAACGGCGGCAGGCCGCCCATGACCGTATCCGGCCAGCGCGTGGTACCGGCGCAAGCCAAGGACGAGGGCAAGGCCGAGGTCTCGCCCGAAAACCGCAACGCCGCCCTGCAGGCAGCACGCGGGCTGAAGAAGAAGGTGGCGTGA
- a CDS encoding four helix bundle protein produces the protein MAIHTSLPIYKDAYELLDVVTDLAKNMPRDFKASIGGVIRDDCVKVTVLIFRANVAADKAPHLVGLIERLQVMELLLRLSRDKQLISTKQYAAAIRLTTSIGKQANGWRNAASRPLHGGQGRHD, from the coding sequence ATGGCTATCCATACCAGTCTTCCGATCTACAAAGACGCCTACGAGCTTCTCGATGTCGTCACGGACCTCGCTAAAAATATGCCTCGCGATTTCAAGGCATCCATCGGAGGCGTGATCCGCGACGACTGCGTGAAAGTGACCGTCTTGATTTTCAGGGCGAACGTCGCTGCTGACAAGGCGCCTCACCTGGTCGGCCTGATTGAACGCCTGCAGGTCATGGAACTGCTGCTTCGACTCTCGCGGGATAAGCAGCTGATCTCGACAAAGCAGTATGCAGCGGCAATCAGGCTGACCACGAGCATCGGAAAACAGGCGAATGGATGGCGCAACGCCGCATCTCGCCCGCTTCATGGCGGTCAAGGCCGTCATGACTGA
- a CDS encoding helix-turn-helix domain-containing protein has product MSIELTIKVWQRSLPASPKIVLLALADQAGQDGKCSPRIRDLAEKVGMSPHSVRTNLEQLEGMGAVICERHAFRPSTFRVLG; this is encoded by the coding sequence ATGAGTATCGAGCTCACCATCAAAGTCTGGCAGCGGTCCTTGCCGGCGTCTCCGAAGATTGTCCTGCTGGCGCTGGCTGACCAGGCGGGGCAAGACGGAAAGTGCTCTCCACGAATCCGCGATCTGGCAGAAAAGGTGGGGATGAGCCCGCATTCCGTCAGGACTAATCTGGAGCAGCTGGAGGGCATGGGCGCTGTGATTTGCGAGCGCCACGCCTTCCGCCCGTCCACATTCCGGGTGCTCGGATGA
- a CDS encoding DUF1566 domain-containing protein has protein sequence MSNETTLVIAGARITVNTEELFKAWLEKTLAAPAQVEAPSTTFPVIVKPGETYIGTIATPGGYGSYQLFLLPGEASDVNWDAAKKWASDQGGELPNRVESALLFATAKEQFQDEWYWTREQHAAYSDYAWFQSFYYGTQYDYTTSYEGRARAVRRLFI, from the coding sequence ATGAGCAACGAAACGACACTGGTGATTGCTGGAGCACGGATTACCGTCAACACCGAAGAATTGTTCAAGGCGTGGCTTGAAAAAACACTTGCTGCGCCTGCGCAAGTGGAGGCTCCCTCGACGACGTTTCCTGTGATCGTGAAACCAGGTGAAACCTACATCGGCACCATCGCTACACCAGGCGGATATGGAAGCTATCAACTCTTCCTGCTCCCCGGCGAAGCTAGTGATGTGAACTGGGATGCGGCAAAGAAATGGGCTTCCGATCAGGGCGGCGAACTGCCGAACCGTGTCGAGAGCGCACTGCTCTTTGCAACTGCGAAAGAGCAATTCCAGGATGAATGGTACTGGACTCGTGAGCAGCACGCGGCCTACTCTGACTACGCCTGGTTTCAGAGTTTCTACTATGGCACCCAGTACGACTACACCACGTCGTACGAGGGTCGCGCGCGTGCGGTCCGCAGATTGTTTATTTAG
- a CDS encoding DUF1566 domain-containing protein, giving the protein MSTAKTAWLAENQREGEIYAGLLLGKNGEPDQHIFLLPGEAEGVNWAAAKEWAAKTGGDLPTRREQSLLFANCKEAFQPRWYWSGEQHAAYSSYAWYQDFSYGGLSNDGTSYEGRARAVRRLAIL; this is encoded by the coding sequence ATGAGCACTGCTAAGACCGCATGGCTTGCGGAAAACCAAAGGGAAGGCGAGATCTACGCGGGCCTCCTCTTGGGGAAGAATGGCGAACCCGATCAGCACATCTTCTTGCTACCCGGTGAAGCCGAGGGCGTCAACTGGGCTGCAGCAAAGGAGTGGGCGGCCAAGACAGGTGGCGATCTGCCCACTCGCCGCGAGCAGTCGCTGCTGTTTGCCAACTGCAAAGAGGCTTTCCAGCCTCGCTGGTACTGGTCTGGAGAGCAGCACGCGGCCTACTCTAGCTACGCCTGGTATCAGGATTTCAGCTATGGCGGCCTGAGCAACGACGGCACGTCGTACGAGGGTCGCGCGCGTGCGGTCCGCAGATTAGCCATTTTGTAA
- a CDS encoding RNA-directed DNA polymerase gives MDGATPHLARFMAVKAVMTERLINLVVPLAHKATAMRIQDTAGLVRVWSCAVSPLIGIGVRRGDIDSTNTRSTRPTLTTPGIRISTMATRTTTTRRTRVARVRSAAQYVRPHADFSFLQLVEAYFDCRKAKRNTESALAFEQNLERNLVDLFEELSDGSYRPGRSICFVITRPKPREVWAAEFRDRIVHHLLYNHISPRFYASFIADSCACIPGRGTLYAAERLEAKVRSITQNWSRAAWYLKCDLVNFFVSIDKAIVWDLVSRRVSEPWWLKLAETILFHDPRQDFELRGNPALLELVPKHKRLLSQVDGFGLPIGNLSSQFFANVYLDALDQFAKHQVRVRHYVRYVDDFILLHESPQWLNGALALISDFLPQRLNAQLNPRKTILQPVERGIDFVGHVIKPWCRRPRRRSLNSALTRTSAAKPQEFLSTANSYFGLLGQSPKSHHDRARLAKAVLRSGSTVNHGFTQTFRKS, from the coding sequence ATGGATGGCGCAACGCCGCATCTCGCCCGCTTCATGGCGGTCAAGGCCGTCATGACTGAGCGATTAATTAATCTGGTCGTGCCGCTGGCCCACAAGGCCACCGCCATGCGCATCCAAGATACCGCCGGCCTGGTCCGGGTCTGGTCTTGCGCAGTTTCCCCGCTGATCGGCATTGGTGTTCGCCGGGGCGACATCGATAGCACGAACACCCGCAGCACGCGGCCAACTCTAACAACGCCTGGAATCAGAATTTCAACAATGGCAACCAGAACAACAACAACACGTCGTACGAGGGTCGCGCGCGTGCGGTCCGCAGCTCAATACGTGCGCCCACATGCTGATTTTTCCTTCCTCCAATTGGTGGAGGCTTATTTCGATTGCCGAAAGGCCAAGCGCAATACTGAGAGCGCCCTCGCCTTCGAACAAAACTTGGAGCGAAACCTCGTTGATCTCTTCGAGGAGCTCTCAGATGGTAGCTATCGACCAGGCCGGTCCATCTGCTTCGTTATCACCCGCCCGAAACCGCGCGAAGTGTGGGCGGCTGAATTCCGCGATCGGATCGTGCATCACCTCCTTTACAACCACATTTCGCCGCGCTTCTACGCTTCTTTCATCGCGGATAGCTGCGCCTGCATTCCTGGGCGAGGCACGCTCTACGCGGCTGAGCGCCTTGAAGCCAAGGTGCGCAGCATTACCCAGAACTGGTCTCGGGCCGCCTGGTATCTGAAATGTGACCTGGTGAACTTCTTTGTCAGCATCGATAAGGCTATCGTCTGGGATTTGGTCTCGCGACGGGTCAGTGAGCCGTGGTGGCTGAAGCTGGCGGAAACGATTCTTTTCCACGATCCTCGCCAAGACTTCGAACTGCGCGGAAATCCAGCCCTGCTGGAATTGGTGCCAAAGCATAAGCGCCTTCTGTCACAAGTCGATGGATTCGGCCTGCCTATTGGGAATCTATCCTCCCAGTTTTTCGCCAATGTCTATCTGGACGCGCTGGATCAATTTGCTAAGCACCAGGTGCGCGTACGCCATTACGTCCGCTATGTCGACGATTTCATCCTGCTGCATGAGTCGCCGCAATGGCTCAATGGCGCACTTGCCCTGATCTCGGATTTCCTTCCGCAGCGCCTTAACGCACAACTCAATCCGCGCAAGACCATCCTGCAGCCCGTAGAGCGCGGCATCGATTTCGTCGGCCATGTCATCAAACCATGGTGCAGGCGGCCGCGACGACGCTCGCTCAATTCTGCGCTCACGCGCACCAGCGCGGCCAAACCCCAAGAGTTTCTTTCAACGGCGAATAGCTATTTCGGGCTCTTGGGCCAATCTCCTAAGAGCCATCATGACCGTGCACGCTTGGCAAAGGCTGTTCTGCGCTCCGGATCTACCGTCAACCACGGGTTCACTCAAACCTTTAGGAAATCGTAA
- a CDS encoding nuclease domain-containing protein has protein sequence MKRTGFARPGAGLLRVASSQMKARKASKPKMTKIRASAHDQECTLRFPLVCNHRTDTTVLCHSNQLKDGKGMGLKAPDTRAAYGCSSCHDVLDGRAPRPAGMTHEQMLERFEEAVQLTHQVLTRKGLLKVDE, from the coding sequence ATGAAGCGCACCGGGTTTGCGAGGCCTGGCGCCGGCCTGCTGCGCGTCGCATCGTCCCAGATGAAGGCGCGCAAGGCCTCCAAGCCCAAGATGACCAAAATCCGCGCCAGTGCCCACGATCAGGAATGCACGCTGCGCTTCCCGCTGGTGTGCAACCACCGCACCGATACCACCGTGCTTTGCCACAGCAACCAGCTGAAGGACGGCAAGGGCATGGGCCTGAAGGCACCGGATACCCGCGCCGCATATGGCTGCAGCTCATGCCATGACGTGCTGGACGGCCGAGCGCCGCGTCCCGCAGGCATGACTCACGAACAGATGCTTGAGCGCTTCGAAGAGGCGGTTCAGCTGACCCACCAAGTTCTGACCCGCAAGGGTTTGTTGAAAGTTGACGAATGA
- a CDS encoding DNA N-6-adenine-methyltransferase yields the protein MSGHFSSATPEWYTPQEVFDSLNSEFSFTLDPCSTHENAKCARHFTKDDDGLAQSWHGERVFMNPPYGREIADWMRKAYEASCHYGALAVCLVPARTDTSWWHEYAMKGEVRFLRGRLKFGGAKTNAPFPSAVVVFRPLLTFPR from the coding sequence ATGAGCGGCCATTTTTCTTCTGCCACCCCTGAGTGGTACACGCCACAAGAGGTGTTTGACTCCCTCAATAGCGAATTCTCCTTCACGCTTGACCCGTGCTCTACGCACGAGAACGCCAAATGCGCACGGCATTTCACCAAGGACGATGATGGCCTCGCCCAGAGCTGGCATGGGGAGAGGGTTTTCATGAACCCACCATATGGCCGTGAAATAGCCGATTGGATGAGAAAGGCTTATGAGGCCAGTTGCCATTACGGCGCACTTGCCGTCTGCCTCGTCCCGGCCCGTACTGACACCAGCTGGTGGCACGAGTATGCGATGAAGGGCGAGGTACGTTTCTTGCGGGGCAGGCTCAAGTTCGGCGGCGCAAAGACAAATGCTCCCTTTCCCTCGGCGGTGGTCGTCTTTCGTCCTCTGCTCACATTTCCTCGGTGA